Proteins found in one Mytilus edulis chromosome 2, xbMytEdul2.2, whole genome shotgun sequence genomic segment:
- the LOC139513870 gene encoding uncharacterized protein — MKAIYLLGILLVVCGLNKSEKCVCLHWENDPESTCLEIHFFEGLIKQNFSISTLDISLITIEEKQICRNLKEEDRKLGGSIDITTNPDGSHSYGGSVDTPFGGVSGHVHTSPDGHISGGDGGVSAGVGLGSVGVHGSYDKGKGVSGGVHGSVGVPGAEVGGSVDVNSHGTVTGEGSVNSGGTTFSGSVNSKGETGSSMTQSFPFGKRHVEVDEERVNEESEELKMIISNKNTNDDKSGDVLITILIPQRSRIQQSRITYR; from the exons ATGAAAGCTATCTATTTACTAGGAatattgttggtggtttgtggaCTTAATAAGTCTGAAAAATGTGTCTGTCTTCATTGGGAAAACGATCCAG AATCAACGTGCCTTGAAATCCACTTTTTCGAAGGGTTAATCAAACAGAATTTCAGT ATTTCGACTCTCGATATTTCACTCATCACCATAGAGGAAAAACAGATATGTAGAA ATCTTAAAGAAGAAGACAGAAAGCTTGGAGGGAGCATTGATATAACAACAAACCCAGACGGAAGTCATTCGTATGGCGGCAGTGTAGATACACCATTTGGAGGCGTTAGCGGCCATGTGCATACTTCTCCAGATGGTCATATATCTGGTGGAGATGGTGGGGTGTCTGCTGGAGTAGGACTTGGATCTGTAGGAGTACACGGTAGTTACGATAAGGGTAAAGGTGTGAGTGGAGGTGTTCATGGTAGTGTTGGTGTTCCTGGAGCAGAAGTAGGAGGTTCTGTTGATGTTAATTCACATGGGACTGTAACTGGTGAGGGCAGTGTTAATTCAGGGGGAACTACGTTTAGTGGCAGCGTTAATTCTAAAGGAGAAACTGGTTCAAGCATGACTCAGTCATTTCCCTTTGGTAAACGTCACG TTGAGGTTGATGAAGAAAGGGTGAATGAGGAATCAGAAGAATTAAAGATGATCATCagtaacaaaaatacaaatgacGACAAATCCGGTGATGTCTTGATAACTATACTCATTCCACAAAGGAGTAGGATACAACAGTCACGGATTACTTACCGTTAA
- the LOC139513879 gene encoding ATP-binding cassette sub-family B member 6-like gives MMKYCGDQLNITDIWIDDGINQCFLDTVTSSLLFAFLLIFGCVQCSMFRKYSTPIDTNTRKGTLGFIFQVLFTLVLATEPVIHAVLQDTAIYPQKVYGYQILTMIALFLAWSGSIRLLFLERNKALPTIPTRGHGLVLLMLWTLALIKEHLPLISWWSNRYWWNIKGDSNKIEFGLWVVRYVCTIIVFIIGLKAPGLPRSVHQLLVNDEDEVRSNQGQESTWSNVFKKLKIMIPYVWPKGSLWRQSLVILCLVSLGIGRAVNVFVPIYSKYIVNSLTVVVQSSEDAVIKTGPEFRWDYILIYCGLKFLCGSATSGFLTNMRSFFWIPVQQYTTRRISVKLFSHLHNLSLRWHLSRKTGEVLRVMDRGTTSMNSLLSYVLFNILPTIIDITIAVVYFVTAFNYIFGLLVFLCMAMYLGLTISITEWRTKYRREMNLMDNQRNTKAVDSLLNFETVKYYGASEFETNRYDDAILKYQKAEWKSMATLNVLNTLQNLVITMSTVAGCLLCAWAVVHSLSNLHLTVGDYVLFGTYLMQLYGPLNWLGTYYRMIQQSFVDMENMFDLLDEGQEVKDIKDAMDIVLKNGEIQFKNVDFYYDPSKQILKSINFTVPAGQTYALVGHSGSGKSTIIRLLFRFYDVTGGQIIIDDQDISKVKQESLRQQIGVVPQDTVLFNDDIRYNIRYSKFTATDEEVDNAADVADIHQRILTFPKKYETVVGERGLKLSGGEKQRVAIARTILKSPAIVLMDEATSALDTKTERNIQSALERVCENRSTIIVAHRLSTIIHAHRILVLQEGEIVEQGSHEELLSANGLYSEMWSEQQTKKEDVDNSSLNGTAENKDS, from the exons ATGATGAAGTACTGCGGTGACCAGTTAAACATTACAGACATATGGATTGATGATGGTATCAATCAGTGTTTCTTAGATACTGTGACCTCTAGTTTACTATTTGCGTTCTTGTTGATTTTTGGTTGTGTACAGTGTTCAATGTTCAGAAAATATTCCACACCAATAGATACAAACACCAGGAAAGGAACATTAGGATTCATATTTCAG gttTTATTTACATTGGTCTTAGCTACAGAACCAGTTATTCATGCAGTTCTACAAGACACAGCCATATATCCTCAGAAAGTTTATGGCTACCAGATACTAACAATGATAGCTTTGTTCTTAGCCTGGTCTGGATCAATTAGACTCTTGTTTCTGGAGAGGAACAAAGCTTTGCCGACCATCCCCACAAGAGGCCATGGATTAGTTCTACTGATGTTGTGGACTCTTGCTCTCATTAAGGAGCACCTCCCCTTGATCTCATGGTGGAGCAACAGATACTGGTGGAATATCAAAGG TGATTCCAACAAGATAGAGTTTGGATTATGGGTTGTCAGATATGTGTGTACtataattgtatttataataGGACTTAAAGCACCTGGGTTACCAAGAAGTGTCCATCAGTTATTGGTCAATGATGAAGATGAG gtAAGGAGTAATCAAGGCCAGGAGTCAACATGGTCAAATGTGTTTAAGAAGTTAAAGATCATGATTCCTTATGTGTGGCCTAAAGGAAGTTTATGGCGACAAAGTCTAGTGATCTTATGCTTAGTATCACTGGGTATAGGCAGAGCTGTCAATGTTTTTGTTCCTATTTATAGCAAATATATAG ttaaCAGTTTAACAGTTGTTGTCCAGTCATCTGAGGATGCAGTAATAAAGACTGGTCCAGAGTTTAGATGGGACTATATTCTTATTTATTGTGGTCTGAAGTTTTTATGTGGATCTG caacATCAGGGTTTTTAACAAATATGAGGTCATTTTTCTGGATACCTGTTCAGCAGTACACTACCAGAAGAATCTCTGTGAAATTGTTCAGTCACTTACACAA TTTGTCATTAAGATGGCATTTATCAAGGAAAACAGGAGAAGTATTACGAGTGATGGACAGAGGTACTACAAGTATGAACAGTCTTCTAAg CTATGTTTTGTTCAACATTTTACCAACTATAATTGATATTACAATTGCTGTGGTATATTTTGTAACTGCCTTCAACTATATCTTTGGACTCCTTGTATTTCTATGTATGGCTATGTATTTAG GTCTTACAATATCGATAACCGAATGGAGAACTAAATATCGAAGAGAAATGAATTTAATGGACAATCAAAGAAATACAAAGGCTGTAGACTCCTTACTCAACTTTGAAACA gtaAAATATTATGGAGCCTCAGAGTTTGAGACAAACAGATATGATGATGCCATACTGAAATATCAA AAAGCAGAATGGAAATCAATGGCCACATTAAACGTGTTAAATACACTACAGAACCTTGTGATAACCATGTCTACTGTAGCAGGCTGTCTACTGTGTGCCTGGGCTGTGGTCCATAGTCTGAGTAACCTACATCTAACTGTTGGGGACTATGTCTTGTTTGGTACTTATCTCATGCAACTGTATGGACCTTTAAATTGGTTGGGAACATATTACAG AATGATACAGCAGTCTTTCGTTGACATGGAAAACATGTTTGATCTTCTTGATGAAGGCCAAGAG GTGAAAGATATTAAAGATGCAATggatattgttttgaaaaatggAGAAATACAGTTTAAAAATGTTGACTTCTATTATGATCCAAG TAAACAGATTTTGAAGAGTATAAATTTTACAGTCCCTGCTGGTCAGACCTATGCTCTG GTTGGTCACTCTGGAAGTGGCAAGAGTACAATTATACGGTTGTTATTCAGATTTTATGATGTCACTGGTGGTCAGATTATTATAGATGATCAGGATATATCCAAG GTAAAACAAGAATCATTACGACAACAGATAGGTGTGGTACCACAAGATACAGTTTTATTTAACGATGATATACGATACAATATACGATATTCTAAGTTTACAGCAACTGACGAAGAAGTGGACAATGCAGCTGATGTGGCTGATATACATCAGAGAATTCTAACCTTTCCTAAAA AATATGAAACAGTAGTCGGTGAAAGAGGATTAAAATTAAGTGGTGGAGAGAAACAAAGAGTAGCAATAGCCAGAACAATATTAAAATCTCCTGCTATTGTATTAATGGATGAG GCTACATCAGCATTAGATACTAAAACTGAAAGAAATATACAGTCAGCTTTAGAAAGAGTGTGTGAAAACAGGTCTACAATTATAGTAGCTCATAGACTTTCTACAATTATACATGCACATAGAATTCTAGTTTTACAGGAAGGAGAGATTGTAGAACAAGGGAG TCATGAAGAGTTACTGTCAGCTAATGGACTGTACAGTGAAATGTGGTCAGAACAGCAGACTAAAAAGGAGGATGTAGATAATTCATCACTTAATGGCACTGCTGAAAACAAGGATAGTTGA